A genome region from Triticum aestivum cultivar Chinese Spring chromosome 2B, IWGSC CS RefSeq v2.1, whole genome shotgun sequence includes the following:
- the LOC123040025 gene encoding anthranilate O-methyltransferase 2 — protein sequence MKVEDVLHMATGDGENSYAANSRIPMKAMLKNRPLLQRTVQEVYTSLSPASTMVVADLGCSSGPNALFIVAEVTGMISDYNQNTNEQRGVELQFLLNDLPKNDFNLIFQSLDQFHTVTRKGEGDEAVTPPYYVVGLPGSFYNRLCPSQSVHLFHSSYSLHWLSKVPDQLSSGNYINEGNIHIGKTTPHSIANLFREQFQIDFELFLTLRSKELISGGRMFLMLLGRKSEEMLTHGEIGTVWELLSESLQSLVLKGRVEKEKLDSFNLPLYAPSVEEVKAVVNHTELFDIEHVGMVEVNWDPQDDDSDDEHMVLDPASSGRNLSMTIRSVLEPLIAGHFGEGIIDELFAVYACVVAKHLEKRNAKLPSIVVSLKKVMH from the exons ATGAAGGTAGAGGACGTCCTCCACATGGCTACCGGCGACGGAGAGAATAGCTACGCCGCCAACTCCAGGATCCCA atgaaggCCATGCTGAAGAACAGGCCATTGCTTCAAAGGACCGTACAAGAGGTATACACCTCGCTCTCCCCTGCGAGCACCATGGTCGTCGCTGACCTCGGCTGCTCATCGGGCCCGAACGCTCTCTTCATCGTCGCCGAGGTTACCGGCATGATCTCTGACTACAACCAGAACACAAACGAACAGCGTGGCGTGGAGCTGCAGTTTCTCCTGAATGACTTGCCCAAGAACGATTTCAACCTCATCTTCCAGTCGCTTGATCAGTTCCATACTGTCACCAGGAAAGGGGAGGGCGATGAGGCGGTGACGCCACCGTACTATGTCGTCGGGCTACCCGGATCGTTCTACAACAGGCTTTGTCCTAGCCAGAGCGTCCATCTTTTCCACTCGTCCTACAGCCTCCATTGGCTCTCCAAG GTGCCTGACCAACTCTCAAGTGGCAACTATATAAATGAAGGAAACATCCATATTGGAAAGACTACTCCGCATTCAATAGCAAATCTATTCAGAGAACAGTTTCAAATTGACTTTGAGTTGTTCCTTACACTGCGCTCAAAAGAATTGATAAGTGGTGGGCGAATGTTTTTGATGCTTCTGGGACGAAAGAGCGAAGAAATGCTGACGCATGGGGAAATTGGCACCGTGTGGGAATTGCTTTCTGAATCTCTCCAGTCACTTGTCCTCAAG GGTCGCGTGGAAAAAGAAAAACTTGACTCATTCAACCTGCCACTCTACGCCCCATCAGTGGAGGAGGTGAAGGCAGTGGTCAACCACACAGAGCTATTCGACATTGAGCATGTGGGGATGGTCGAAGTCAATTGGGACCCTCAAGATGATGATTCTGACGACGAGCACATGGTGCTTGACCCTGCCAGCAGTGGGAGAAACCTCTCCATGACCATCAGATCAGTGTTAGAGCCACTTATTGCTGGCCACTTCGGCGAGGGCATTATTGATGAGTTGTTTGCGGTGTATGCCTGCGTCGTTGCAAAACATCTTGAGAAACGGAATGCCAAGTTGCCCAGCATCGTGGTCTCTCTGAAGAAGGTGATGCATTAA